The Streptomyces sp. HSG2 genome has a segment encoding these proteins:
- a CDS encoding GuaB3 family IMP dehydrogenase-related protein: MTEIEIGRGKRGRRAYAFDDIAVVPSRRTRDPKEVSIAWQIDAYRFELPFLAAPMDSVVSPASAIRIGELGGLGVLNLEGLWTRYEDPQPLLDEIAELAPEAATRRLQEIYDAPIREELIGRRIKEVRDSGVVTAAALSPQRTAQFSKAVVDAGVDIFVIRGTTVSAEHVSSSHEPLNLKQFIYELDVPVIVGGCATYTAALHLMRTGAAGVLVGFGGGAAHTTRSVLGIQVPMATAVADVAAARRDYLDESGGRYVHVIADGGVGRSGDLPKAVACGADAVMMGSPLARGTDVPGRGHHWGMEAVNGELPRGRRVDLGTVGTLEEILAGPSHTPDGSMNFFGALRRAMATTGYSELKEFQRVEVTVADAQHRS; the protein is encoded by the coding sequence GTGACTGAGATCGAGATCGGGCGCGGCAAGCGCGGCCGGCGGGCGTACGCCTTCGACGACATCGCGGTCGTCCCCAGCCGCCGGACCCGGGATCCGAAGGAGGTCTCGATCGCCTGGCAGATCGACGCCTACCGCTTCGAGCTGCCCTTCCTCGCCGCCCCGATGGACTCCGTGGTCTCGCCGGCCTCCGCCATCCGCATCGGCGAGTTGGGCGGCCTCGGCGTACTCAACCTCGAAGGCCTGTGGACCCGGTACGAGGACCCGCAGCCGCTTCTCGACGAGATCGCGGAGCTGGCGCCCGAGGCCGCCACCCGTCGTCTCCAGGAGATCTACGACGCGCCGATCAGGGAGGAACTGATCGGCCGGCGCATCAAGGAGGTCCGCGACTCCGGTGTGGTCACCGCCGCCGCGCTCTCCCCCCAGCGCACCGCGCAGTTCTCCAAGGCCGTCGTGGACGCGGGCGTGGACATCTTCGTCATCCGAGGCACGACCGTCTCCGCGGAGCACGTCTCCTCCTCGCACGAGCCGCTCAACCTCAAGCAGTTCATCTACGAGCTGGACGTGCCGGTCATCGTGGGCGGTTGCGCCACCTACACGGCGGCCTTGCATCTGATGCGGACCGGCGCCGCCGGAGTGCTGGTCGGTTTCGGCGGCGGCGCCGCGCACACCACGCGCAGCGTGCTCGGCATCCAGGTCCCCATGGCGACGGCCGTCGCCGACGTCGCCGCGGCGCGCCGGGACTACCTGGACGAGTCGGGCGGTCGCTACGTGCACGTGATCGCCGACGGCGGTGTGGGACGCTCCGGCGACCTGCCCAAGGCCGTCGCGTGCGGCGCGGACGCGGTGATGATGGGGTCGCCGCTGGCCCGCGGCACCGACGTGCCCGGTCGGGGCCACCACTGGGGCATGGAGGCCGTCAACGGCGAACTGCCGCGCGGCCGGCGCGTCGACCTGGGCACGGTCGGCACGCTGGAGGAGATCCTCGCCGGTCCCTCGCACACCCCCGACGGATCGATGAACTTCTTCGGTGCGCTGCGCCGGGCCATGGCCACCACCGGGTACAGCGAGCTGAAGGAGTTTCAGCGGGTGGAGGTCACCGTGGCGGATGCGCAGCACCGGAGCTGA
- a CDS encoding nucleotide sugar dehydrogenase, with translation MPADLAVIGLGPYGLPLAQAAVAAGITTLGYRTGPEASPLTPAESRRMLAQGFRAAAGPAELGRVRTAAICAPTPTGPTGEPDLDQVTAAARTLAAHLRPHTTVVLESPVPPGTTEEVLRPILEEGSRLRAGRDFHLAYAPSRVDPGNRGATPSNAPKVIGGLTPACTESAATFYGRLADKVVRARGPREAETVQLLETNFRHVNIALVNEMAVLCHDLGVDLWDVIRCAETRPHGFRAFRPGPGVGGHSTPQDLTGHTPRGLRLVELAAEVNRRMPRYVVQRAAALLNEHGKSARGAGVLLLGVTYEADVADRQGTPALEIAVRLAELGASVSYHDPYVPSWSVLDRPIPRADSLYEAAADADLTILLQQHRTYDLQGLSVKAQLLLDTRGATPTGAAHRL, from the coding sequence ATGCCCGCAGATCTCGCCGTCATCGGACTCGGCCCCTACGGCCTGCCCCTGGCCCAGGCCGCCGTCGCCGCGGGCATCACCACCCTCGGCTACCGCACCGGGCCCGAGGCGAGCCCCCTCACCCCGGCCGAGTCGCGCCGCATGCTGGCCCAGGGTTTCCGCGCCGCGGCGGGGCCCGCCGAACTCGGCCGGGTACGCACCGCGGCGATCTGCGCGCCCACCCCGACCGGACCGACCGGGGAACCGGACCTGGACCAGGTCACCGCCGCGGCCCGGACGCTGGCGGCTCACCTGCGCCCGCACACCACCGTCGTCCTGGAATCACCCGTGCCGCCGGGCACCACGGAGGAGGTGCTGCGACCGATCCTGGAGGAGGGCTCACGGCTGCGGGCGGGACGCGACTTCCACCTGGCCTACGCCCCCAGCCGCGTCGACCCGGGCAACCGGGGCGCCACCCCGTCCAACGCCCCCAAGGTGATCGGCGGTCTCACCCCCGCCTGCACCGAGTCCGCCGCCACCTTCTACGGCCGCCTCGCCGACAAGGTCGTCCGCGCCCGCGGCCCCAGGGAGGCGGAGACCGTCCAACTCCTGGAGACCAACTTCCGCCACGTCAACATCGCGCTGGTCAACGAGATGGCCGTGCTCTGCCACGACCTCGGCGTCGACCTGTGGGACGTCATCCGGTGCGCCGAGACCAGGCCCCACGGCTTCCGGGCGTTCCGTCCCGGTCCCGGCGTCGGCGGCCACTCCACCCCCCAGGACCTCACCGGCCACACACCCCGAGGTCTGCGCCTGGTGGAACTGGCCGCCGAGGTCAACCGGCGGATGCCGCGCTACGTCGTCCAGCGCGCCGCGGCGCTCCTCAACGAGCACGGCAAGTCCGCGCGCGGGGCCGGCGTCCTGCTGCTCGGCGTGACCTACGAGGCCGACGTCGCCGACCGTCAGGGCACACCCGCCCTGGAGATCGCCGTCCGACTGGCCGAACTGGGGGCGTCGGTCAGCTACCACGATCCGTACGTGCCGTCCTGGTCCGTCCTCGACCGGCCGATCCCCCGCGCGGACTCCCTCTACGAGGCCGCCGCCGACGCCGACCTGACGATCCTCCTCCAACAGCACCGCACCTACGACCTTCAAGGCCTGTCGGTGAAGGCACAGCTCCTGCTGGACACCCGGGGCGCCACCCCCACCGGAGCCGCCCACCGACTGTGA